One Ricinus communis isolate WT05 ecotype wild-type chromosome 2, ASM1957865v1, whole genome shotgun sequence DNA segment encodes these proteins:
- the LOC8281368 gene encoding adenylate kinase, chloroplastic isoform X2: MAAAAAATITSGGVNFRVGGKSQPQSPPCTSSSKLIFSSSTGNLCCSNNCCLSLRSSRQGALISTRVVPNPTMVIAAAKPEPLKIMISGAPASGKGTQCELITKKYGLVHIAAGDLLRMEIASGSENGKRAKEYMEKGQLVPNEIVVMMVKERLLQPDAQENGWLLDGYPRSLSQATAFMELNFQPDLFILLEVDEEILVERVVGRRLDPVTGRIYHLKYSPPETEEVAARLTQRFDDTEEKVKLRLQTHHENVEAVLSIYEDITLKVNGNISKEQVFAQIDNALTKLHEDRKAVSEPLAA, from the exons atggcagcagcagcagcagcgaCAATTACCTCCGGCGGTGTCAATTTTAGAGTTGGAGGAAAGTCGCAACCGCAATCACCGCCGTGTACTTCCTCTTCAAAATTGATCTTTTCATCGTCAACCGGGAATCTGTGTTGTTCTAACAATTGTTGTCTCTCTCTCCGTTCTTCTCGTCAAGGAGCCTTAATATCTACTCGTGTGGTTCCCAATCCGACTATG GTAATAGCAGCAGCTAAACCAGAGCCTCTCAAGATTATGATTTCAGGAGCTCCTGCTTCCGGTAAAGGTACTCAGTGCGAGCTCATTACTAAGAAA TATGGTTTGGTGCATATTGCTGCTGGAGATCTATTGAGAATGGAAATTGCTTCAGGGAGTGAAAATGGGAAGCGAGCGAAGGAATATATGGAGAAGGGGCAATTGGTCCCAAATGAAATAGTTGTCATG ATGGTGAAGGAGCGCCTGCTGCAACCAGATGCTCAAGAAAATGGTTGGCTTTTGGATGGATACCCTAGGAGTTTGTCACAGGCTACTGCTTTCATGGAACTTAACTTTCAGCCTGATCTTTTCATTCTCCTAGAA GTCGATGAAGAGATTCTTGTTGAGAGGGTGGTTGGACGTAGATTAGACCCTGTTACTGGAAGGATATATCACTTGAAGTATTCTCCTCCTGAGACCGAAGAAGTTGCTGCTAGGCTTACCCAACGTTTTGATGATACTGAAGAAAAG GTGAAGTTGCGATTGCAAACTCATCACGAAAACGTTGAGGCAGTACTCTCAATATATGAAGACATTACATTAAAG GTCAATGGAAACATTTCAAAGGAGCAAGTGTTTGCACAAATTGACAACGCTCTCACAAAATTACATGAGGATAGGAAGGCAGTATCAGAACCTCTGGCTGCATAA
- the LOC8281368 gene encoding adenylate kinase, chloroplastic isoform X1, translated as MAAAAAATITSGGVNFRVGGKSQPQSPPCTSSSKLIFSSSTGNLCCSNNCCLSLRSSRQGALISTRVVPNPTMVIAAAKPEPLKIMISGAPASGKGTQCELITKKYGLVHIAAGDLLRMEIASGSENGKRAKEYMEKGQLVPNEIVVMMVKERLLQPDAQENGWLLDGYPRSLSQATAFMELNFQPDLFILLEVDEEILVERVVGRRLDPVTGRIYHLKYSPPETEEVAARLTQRFDDTEEKVKLRLQTHHENVEAVLSIYEDITLKLMGSEGFFSIYARVVAQTVSFLESIGQWKHFKGASVCTN; from the exons atggcagcagcagcagcagcgaCAATTACCTCCGGCGGTGTCAATTTTAGAGTTGGAGGAAAGTCGCAACCGCAATCACCGCCGTGTACTTCCTCTTCAAAATTGATCTTTTCATCGTCAACCGGGAATCTGTGTTGTTCTAACAATTGTTGTCTCTCTCTCCGTTCTTCTCGTCAAGGAGCCTTAATATCTACTCGTGTGGTTCCCAATCCGACTATG GTAATAGCAGCAGCTAAACCAGAGCCTCTCAAGATTATGATTTCAGGAGCTCCTGCTTCCGGTAAAGGTACTCAGTGCGAGCTCATTACTAAGAAA TATGGTTTGGTGCATATTGCTGCTGGAGATCTATTGAGAATGGAAATTGCTTCAGGGAGTGAAAATGGGAAGCGAGCGAAGGAATATATGGAGAAGGGGCAATTGGTCCCAAATGAAATAGTTGTCATG ATGGTGAAGGAGCGCCTGCTGCAACCAGATGCTCAAGAAAATGGTTGGCTTTTGGATGGATACCCTAGGAGTTTGTCACAGGCTACTGCTTTCATGGAACTTAACTTTCAGCCTGATCTTTTCATTCTCCTAGAA GTCGATGAAGAGATTCTTGTTGAGAGGGTGGTTGGACGTAGATTAGACCCTGTTACTGGAAGGATATATCACTTGAAGTATTCTCCTCCTGAGACCGAAGAAGTTGCTGCTAGGCTTACCCAACGTTTTGATGATACTGAAGAAAAG GTGAAGTTGCGATTGCAAACTCATCACGAAAACGTTGAGGCAGTACTCTCAATATATGAAGACATTACATTAAAG CTCATGGGCTCTGAAGGTTTCTTTAGTATCTATGCTCGTGTTGTTGCACAGACTGTGTCATTTCTCGAGTCCATAG GTCAATGGAAACATTTCAAAGGAGCAAGTGTTTGCACAAATTGA